The following proteins are encoded in a genomic region of Marasmius oreades isolate 03SP1 chromosome 10, whole genome shotgun sequence:
- a CDS encoding uncharacterized protein (antiSMASH:Cluster_10.3), giving the protein MSLLTWISLSSDRNRLLVMLVVTTPEQASILGDRAVVIDDPGAQDTIEEETDATDICHTKLEKLVYLLYIYVWTGTPKGSLLKHRGLYWAIEAMSVFPAKATNADTDE; this is encoded by the exons ATGTCTCT ATTGACCTGGATCTCCCTATCGAGCGATCGCAACAGACTACTAGTAATGCTCGTTGTTACAACCCCTGAACAAGCCTCCATCCTCGGTGACCGTGCAGTGGTAATTGACGATCCCGGAGCACAGGATACAatcgaagaagaaactgaCGCGACCGATATCTGTCATACCAAACTCGAGAAGTTGGTGTATTTGTTGTACATATACGTCTG GACCGGAACTCCGAAGGGAAGTCTTCTTAAACATCGCGGGCTCTACTGGGCCATCGAAGCGATGTCTGTTTTCCCGGCAAAGGCGACAAACGCTGACACGGATGAGTAA
- the ATO1_2 gene encoding Accumulation of dyads protein 2 (antiSMASH:Cluster_10.3) yields MTSMKHACFLRDPRTEVVVGEPRADLPIVPRLIAYLPQELNREFELPHKCGVYFTLCRERFFQAAMLD; encoded by the exons ATGACCTCGATGAAGCACGCATGCTTCCTCCGAGATCCTAGGACAGAGGTTGTTGTTGGAGAGCCTCGCGCTGATTTACCAATTGTTCCAAGGCTGATTGCATACCTTCCGCAAGAATTAAACAGG GAATTCGAGCTCCCTCATAAATGCGGAGTGTACTTTACGTTATGTAGGGAAAGATTCTTCCAAGCTGCCATGCTTGATTGA
- a CDS encoding uncharacterized protein (antiSMASH:Cluster_10.3): protein MPNPPIPEHPEKTICQNFGCGNEGTKICTRCKEASPRTMYCSELCQQQDWKFHKKFCGKKAYTFEIELLGSCDPVITRTVDVPAWYTFQWFHFVIQYAFGPWQQCHLHEFSYSASEPNRTGMISLDPPERTVLRIVAEDESAEDMYMRGRYVHENQVKLCDVYDINGRYRGLVDAPDGGVLPLEYLYDFGDNWEHLITFKGEKMATADRPLFSKAVGYPPAEDAGGVYGWEEVKSAFAAEHPTANQLERREWAIDRMGYKDRPKDPLAVGDRPYNPHNEVNITKEDGKIIWKDIGNHLRESIERWTRETGLIDGTMIGNFECFRIALESVFLGIVICDLYITSVAHTRMLSSHSSMITRKASNPHFICW from the exons atgccCAACCCACCCATTCCAGAGCATCCTGAAAAGACTATCTGCCAAAATTTCGGATGCGGAAACGAAGGAACTAAGATCTGCACACGCTGCAAAGAGGCATCTCCTCGTACGATGTATTGCAGTGAACTGTGCCAGCAACAG GATTGGAAGTTTCATAAGAAATTTTGCGGAAA GAAAGCATACACCTTCGAGATCGAGCTCCTGGGGTCGTGCGACCCTGTTATTACACGAACTGTGGACGTCCCTGCATGGTACACCTTCCAATGGTTCCATTTCGTCATTCAGTATGCTTTTGGTCCGTGGCAGCAATGTCACTTGCATGAATTTTCGTATTCTGCATCAGAGCCGAATCGAACTGGCATGATTTCGTTGGATCCTCCTGAACGAACTGTTCTGAGGATTGTGGCTGAGGACGAAAGTGCGGAGGATATGTATATGAGGGGACGATATGTGCATGAGAATCAGGTGAAGCTTTGTGATGTTTATGATATCAATGGGAGGTATCGCGGGTTGGTGGACGCTCCGGATGGTGGGGTGTTGCCGTTGGAGTATCTTTATGATTTTGGT GACAATTGGGAGCATCTTATCACTTTCAAGGGAGAGAAGATGGCAACGGCTGACCGACCATTATTTTCAAAGGCTGTTG GGTATCCCCCAGCAGAGGACGCCGGTGGCGTATATGGATGGGAAGAGGTGAAGAGCGCATTCGCGGCTGAACATCCTACGGCAAACCAACTTGAAAGGCGGGAGTGGGCTATTGATCGGATGGGGTACAAGGACCGTCCTAAGGATCCTCTAGCAGTTGGGGATCGGCCTTATAACCCTCATAATGAAGTGAATATCACGAAGGAagatgggaaaatcatttggAAGGATATCGGGAACCACTTGAGGGAGAGTATTGAGAGGTGGACGAGGGAGACTGGCCTGATTGACGGCACAATGATAGGAAATTTCGAGTGTTTTAGAATTGCTCTCGAGAGCGTATTTCTTGGTATCGTTATATGCGATTTGTACATTACGTCTGTTGCTCATACACGTATGCTTTCGAGTCACTCCTCGATGATCACGCGTAAGGCTAGTAATCCCCACTTTATTTGCTGGTAA
- a CDS encoding uncharacterized protein (antiSMASH:Cluster_10.3), producing the protein MLSASPSYNCSLFRLTAVVDEVAVPLTSYSSLAYFKEELTPILMITTPDEEGAVMTYLNDDYVYDDEFDFVDSESDSDSDNNVFSEIDSDSDSEYDDDDEEDVDCLSSILDQFPAVPKSESKEDSLSSILDQFPKVPLSVRLVDEDQGESLMLSNGWSKLIESLAAESRATEYRKSEKGEAWWTGAAASQGAQVKSETTRKFECNDGEAWWKMEGVQVKSEKARNGKAWWKMGGMQVKSEKVRKFKCNDGRAWWKF; encoded by the exons ATGCTTTCTGCTAGCCCCAGCTACAACTGTTCCCTTTTCCGTCTCACCGCCGTTGTCGATGAGGTCGCGGTACCACTAACCTCCTATTCTAGCCTCGCCTATTTCAAGGAAGAGCTTACCCCGATCCTCATGATCACCACCCCAGACGAAGAGGGTGCCGTG ATGACCTACCTTAATGATGACTACGTCTACGACGACGAGTTTGACTTTGTGGACAGCGAATCCGACTCCGATTCTGACAACAATGTTTTCAGCGAAATTGATTCTGATAGCGACAGCGAgtacgatgacgacgacgaagaggatgtCGACTGCCTCTCATCGATCCTCGATCAGTTCCCAGCTGTACCGAAGAGCGAGTCCAAGGAAGATAGCTTGAGCTCCATTCTTGACCAATTTCCCAAAGTTCCTCTGAGCGTTCGTTTAGTAGATGAGGACCAAGGCGAATCGCTTATGCTCTCAAATGGATGGAGCAAGTTGATCGAGTCTCTCGCAGCCGAGAGCAGGGCG ACTGAATACAGGAAGTCGGAGAAAGGTGAGGCGTGGTGGACCGGTGCCGCTGCTTCGCAGGGCGCGCAGGTAAAGAGCGAGACGACCAGAAAGTTCGAGTGCAATGACGGTGAAGCGTGGTGGAAAATGGAGGGCGTCCAGGTGAAGAGCGAGAAGGCGAGAAACGGCAAGGCGTGGTGGAAAATGGGGGGCATGCAGGTGAAGAGCGAGAAGGTGAGAAAGTTCAAGTGCAACGACGGCAGGGCGTGGTGGAAGTTCTAA